From the Ascaphus truei isolate aAscTru1 chromosome 15, aAscTru1.hap1, whole genome shotgun sequence genome, one window contains:
- the LOC142466822 gene encoding uncharacterized protein LOC142466822, translated as MEKMKTEQSCNIPINMTENASFNQSRQLINNGTAPHSKKYVLAAATGNDLGQSGKSLTWLSDQNLQKRTHTGERPHVCGNGFGDFSSLDTHMRIHKGERPGVCGECIKGFSDLSSLNTHMRTHTGERPHVCGECGKGFSDLSSLDTHKRTHTWEKPHVCGECGKRFSHLSSLNTHKRTHTGQRLHVCGECGKGFSQFSHLKIHKRTHTGERPHVCGECGKGFSQLSHLKIHKRTHTGERPHVCGECGMRFSQLSSLKTHTRTHTGERPHVCGECWMGFSQLSSLNTHKRIHTGERPHVCGECGKRFSVLSNLNKHKRTHTGERPHVCGECGMRFSQLSSLKTHTRTHTGERPYVCGECGRGFSLLCHLNTHKRTHTGERPYVCGECGKGFSQLSHLKTHKRTHTGERPHVCGECGKGFSDLSSRIRHKRTHTGERPISKERHV; from the coding sequence atggaaaagatgaagaccgaacaatcttgcaacattccaataaatatgacagaaaatgcatctttcaaccagtcaaggcaattaataaacaatggaACTGCTCCTCATTCAAAAAAATATGTATTAGCAGCTGCCACAGGAAATGATCTTGGACaaagtgggaagagtctgacttggttatcagaccagaacctacagaagaggacacacacaggggagagaccgcatgtatgtgggaatGGATTTGGCGACTTttccagcctggacacacacatgAGGATACACAAAGGGGAGAGACCAGGTGTTTGTGGGGAGTGTATTAAGGGATTTAGtgatttatccagcctgaacacacacatgaggacacacacaggggagagaccgcatgtatgtggggaatgtgggaagggatttagtgacttatccagcctggacacacacaagaggacacacacatgggagaaaccacatgtatgtggggaatgtgggaagagatttagtcatttatccagcctgaacacacacaagagaacacacacagggcagagattgcatgtatgtggggaatgtgggaagggatttagtcaattTTCCCACCTGAaaatacacaagaggacacacacaggggagagaccacatgtatgtggggaatgtgggaagggatttagtcagttatcccacctgaaaatacacaagaggacacacacaggggaaagaccacatgtatgtggggaatgtgggatgagatttagtcagttatccagcctgaagacacacacaaggacacacacaggggagagaccgcatgtatgtggagaATGTTGGATGGGATTTAGTCAATTATCCAGCCTGAATacacacaagaggatacacacaggggagagaccgcatgtatgtggggaatgtgggaagagatttagtgtgttatccaacctgaacaaacacaagaggacacacacaggggagagaccacatgtatgtggggaatgtgggatgagatttagtcagttatccagcctgaagacacacacaaggacacacacaggggagagaccgtatgtatgtggggaatgtgggagggGATTTAGTCTGTTAtgccacctgaacacacacaagaggacacacacaggggagagaccgtatgtttgcggggaatgtgggaagggatttagtcagttatcccacctgaagacacacaagaggacacacacaggggagagacctcatgtatgtggggaatgtgggaagggatttagtgacttatccagccgtatcagacacaagaggacacacacaggggagagacctatTTCTAAAGAAAGGCATGTATAG